The stretch of DNA TCTGAGCATTTTAATCGGTTTTGCCGTATCTGCTTCAAAAGGTAAGGATGTGTAAAAAAGTATCTTCTTGTTTTTAAATTTTTTAAGTTCTCCAAGCAGCAAAGAGCTTATTTTTGCATTTTTGTATATACGATTATGTTTTGGACTGTTTTTAATTTTATCTAGACAATTTTGTCTAAAAATTGTTTTTGTAAGAGGCATATAAAATCTTTATGGTTATAATTTTGTTTATTTTACTAAAAAAACAGAAAACAAGGCAGGCAAATGTTTAAAAAATATATTTTACTTATATCGATACTATCGGCGATTTTATTTCAAGGTTGTTCCAATAACAAAGAAAAATCTAGCAGTGCAAATGAGATGCTCTCAGGCCCTGAATATGTATTAACGGGTCTTGATAAAAAAGAGTATGTCGTAAAAAAAAGCGCCCAAGGCTTTGTTTTAGAAGGTGCAAAAGATAAAGTAGTTATTTTTGATATATTTGCAACTTGGTGTCCGCCTTGTCGTACGGCAGCATCGCACTTAACTTCTCTTCAAGAGAAATATAAAGATAAACTCATAATTATCGGGATTACTATTGAAGATAAGGTAGAGAATGCAAAGTTAGAAGAGTTTGCACAAAAGTATAAAGCAAAATATATTTTGGTAAATTCGGATCAGAACCGCCGTCTAAGCGATGCAATCGTAAAAGAGTTGAAACTTGGCGAGAGATATCCTATCCCTACCATGGCAATGTATAAAAACGGAACTCTTATAAATCACTATGTCGGTGCAACGCAAGAAGAGTTTGTAGACAGTGATATTAAAAACGCTTTGGGCAAATAGATGTTTGGATTTATAAAAAAATCGCTTAGTAAAACAGTAGAGGCTATAAAAGCCGTAGTTCCAAAAAAACAGCTCTCATTTTCAAAAAGCGAGATAGAAGATATTTTACTCGAAGCAGATGTTGAGTATGAGTTAGTAGAGATTATTTTAAATGAGATCTATCAAAGCAAGGTTACTCGTGATATTCTTCGACCAAAACTGCTTGCTACGCTTGCTCATACGACTTACAAGGAACCGGAATTTACACCTCCGTTTGTTGAGTTGATTGTCGGAGTAAACGGAGCCGGAAAGACAACTACCATATCCAAACTTGCTCTAAAATATAAAAATGAGGGTAAAAAAGTTATGCTTGGTGCGGGAGACACTTTTCGTGCC from Sulfurimonas sp. encodes:
- a CDS encoding TlpA disulfide reductase family protein; amino-acid sequence: MFKKYILLISILSAILFQGCSNNKEKSSSANEMLSGPEYVLTGLDKKEYVVKKSAQGFVLEGAKDKVVIFDIFATWCPPCRTAASHLTSLQEKYKDKLIIIGITIEDKVENAKLEEFAQKYKAKYILVNSDQNRRLSDAIVKELKLGERYPIPTMAMYKNGTLINHYVGATQEEFVDSDIKNALGK